A window of the Dickeya dianthicola NCPPB 453 genome harbors these coding sequences:
- a CDS encoding ABC transporter ATP-binding protein: MKTYVSFKNIQKTYDGDRLVVKNLNLDIQEGEFLTMLGPSGSGKTTSLMMLAGFETPTQGEILLRDTPLHNLPPHQRGIGMVFQNYALFPHMTVAENLAFPLAIRRMNRSDIKDKVDRVLDRVKLTNLADRYPAQMSGGQQQRVALARALVFEPRLVLMDEPLGALDKQLREHMQLEIKELHRALELTVVYVTHDQSEAMTMSDRVAVFNDGIIQQMDSPSDIYERPQNAFVAQFIGENNTLIGTQSGGNGDYYQAQLDDGTALHALKVRPSSPGRKIQLCIRPERVQVNASMLADGAQQVSARIQQFIYLGDHVRMMTEVAGQPQFMVKLPASAVNPDWQIGSEINLSWLPEHLRALDAVATQ, encoded by the coding sequence ATGAAAACCTACGTTAGCTTCAAAAATATTCAAAAAACCTACGATGGCGATCGTCTGGTGGTCAAAAATCTGAATCTGGATATTCAGGAAGGCGAGTTTCTGACCATGCTGGGCCCGTCCGGCTCCGGCAAAACCACCAGCCTGATGATGCTGGCTGGGTTTGAAACGCCGACCCAGGGCGAAATTCTGCTGCGCGACACGCCGCTGCACAACCTGCCGCCCCACCAGCGCGGCATCGGCATGGTGTTTCAGAACTACGCGCTGTTCCCGCACATGACGGTGGCGGAAAACCTGGCGTTTCCGCTCGCCATTCGCCGCATGAACCGCAGCGATATCAAGGACAAAGTGGACAGAGTGCTGGACCGCGTCAAGCTGACCAATCTGGCCGACCGTTACCCGGCGCAGATGTCCGGCGGTCAGCAACAACGCGTGGCGCTGGCCAGAGCGCTGGTGTTCGAGCCGCGTCTGGTGCTGATGGATGAACCGCTGGGCGCGCTGGACAAGCAACTGCGCGAGCACATGCAGCTGGAAATCAAGGAACTGCACCGGGCGCTGGAACTTACCGTGGTGTACGTCACCCACGATCAGAGCGAAGCCATGACCATGTCAGACCGGGTCGCGGTCTTCAACGACGGGATTATTCAACAGATGGACAGCCCCAGCGACATCTACGAACGCCCGCAGAATGCCTTCGTGGCGCAGTTTATCGGTGAAAACAACACGTTGATTGGCACCCAGTCCGGCGGCAACGGCGACTACTATCAGGCCCAGTTGGATGACGGCACCGCATTACACGCGCTGAAAGTTCGCCCCAGCTCGCCGGGCAGAAAAATCCAGTTGTGCATCCGCCCGGAACGGGTACAAGTCAACGCCAGCATGCTGGCGGACGGCGCACAGCAGGTCAGTGCCCGTATCCAGCAGTTTATCTATCTCGGCGATCATGTCCGCATGATGACCGAGGTCGCCGGTCAACCGCAGTTTATGGTGAAACTGCCGGCCAGCGCCGTTAACCCAGACTGGCAAATCGGCAGTGAAATCAATTTGTCCTGGCTGCCGGAACACCTGCGCGCGCTGGATGCCGTGGCGACGCAGTAA